AAACTTGCCTCGATAGGGGGAAACCATGACAGGCCTGGAATTTCTTCGTTGCCGCCGGCAACACGACGCCAAGCTGCCGACGTCGATGGGCTACGAGTGGACGGGGATGTCCTACCAGGAGAAGAAGGTCGGCTCAGAAGCCATTCTGGTGTTTGCCCTCGCCATCATTCTCGTGTTCCTGGTGCTCGCTGCACTTGCAAACCCGTATGCATCGTAAATGGGCAGGGCGATTTTGAGACCGAGCGACGCGGCGACGCTTCAGCCCAGGGCAAAACCGCGGTCCGGCGGAATACGGGCAAAGATCAGCGACACAGTACCGATGGGCGTTATCAGCTGCGAATGTCCGCTTTGGGTCGGAAGC
This region of Gammaproteobacteria bacterium genomic DNA includes:
- a CDS encoding efflux RND transporter permease subunit, whose product is MTGLEFLRCRRQHDAKLPTSMGYEWTGMSYQEKKVGSEAILVFALAIILVFLVLAALANPYAS